The Punica granatum isolate Tunisia-2019 chromosome 4, ASM765513v2, whole genome shotgun sequence genome has a window encoding:
- the LOC116203125 gene encoding BOI-related E3 ubiquitin-protein ligase 1-like yields MAVEARHLDNLFRCQPQSISNRRDFIGSKPDGTAMYNTGTTQIECAALPLSTPSSAMPLLHHEVIVPPALYQSTIGDGVLPVKSYSGLTTFNNSVPGPPRKRSRDMINYACDGSQMAPQKIRLVSVDQDIALGTRRQQSDLDRLIAQQTERMRLEVEEKVRQQSKELLTDIHEGIARKLREKDEEIQRMGKLNWVMQERIKTLCVENQLLRSLAQTSEAAANTLRSNLEQVLAVAHVAEDRHPFSAAAAAVEEDAESCCASSSSGKRAAKEKDHRVAVAGSGSRGPRGACRGCGKKEPCVLLLPCRHLCLCAACGSVLHGCPVCGSVMTGTVHVNI; encoded by the exons ATGGCAGTCGAAGCTCGGCACCTCGATAATCTCTTCCGTTGCCAACCGCAATCGATCTCAAACAG GAGAGATTTCATCGGCTCGAAGCCTGACGGGACTGCCATGTACAATACGGGGACAACTCAGATTGAATGTGCTGCCCTGCCGTTGAGTACTCCTTCCTCAGCAATGCCACTGCTGCACCACGAGGTGATTGTCCCCCCGGCTTTGTACCAATCAACAATTGGTGACGGGGTTCTGCCAGTGAAGTCGTATAGCGGCCTCACCACCTTCAACAACAGTGTGCCCGGGCCTCCAAGGAAGCGGTCCAGGGATATGATCAATTACGCCTGCGATGGGTCTCAAATGGCACCTCAGAAGATCCGGTTAGTGTCTGTAGACCAGGACATTGCCCTGGGCACCCGCCGGCAGCAGTCGGATCTAGATCGGCTAATAGCCCAACAA ACTGAGAGGATGAGGCTGGAAGTCGAAGAGAAAGTCAGGCAGCAATCCAAGGAATTATTAACAGATATACACGAAGGGATTGCAAGGAAGCTAAGGGAGAAGGACGAAGAGATACAAAGGATGGGGAAGCTGAACTGGGTAATGCAAGAAAGAATCAAGACCCTCTGCGTGGAGAACCAGCTGCTGCGCAGCTTGGCCCAGACGAGCGAGGCAGCAGCGAACACCCTCCGCAGCAACCTCGAGCAGGTGCTTGCAGTGGCCCATGTGGCTGAGGACCGTCACCCATTCtctgcagcagcagcagcagtagAGGAGGATGCTGAATCATGCTGCGCGAGCAGCAGCAGTGGCAAACGGGCAGCCAAGGAGAAGGACCACCGGGTGGCGGTCGCTGGCAGTGGCAGCAGAGGACCGAGAGGGGCCTGTCGAGGCTGCGGGAAGAAAGAACCATGCGTGCTTTTGCTGCCCTGTCGGCACCTATGCCTCTGCGCAGCGTGCGGATCGGTCCTTCATGGTTGCCCTGTATGTGGTTCCGTGATGACCGGTACAGTACATGTTAACATATGA